From a single Nostoc edaphicum CCNP1411 genomic region:
- a CDS encoding glycosyltransferase family 2 protein — translation MSLQQECEPPLVSVIIPTYNRSEYLKLAIASAVKQTYQNIEIIISDNCSPENPQALVESFGDSRIRFWRHQQNVGMLANQQHGFKMAQGKYVASLHDDDIWNEDFLTKLVPLLEANSELVIAFCDQYIINASGKINKIGTEENTRAYKRDKLAKGIHQSFYKIGLIDKSIPTAASCVIRNNFIDWHTIPSEVGGMWDLYLTYLCCISGGSAYYYPERLTQYRAHEQTDTMLSGSRDVQAKIRKAKSEMFCYQVFMEDPRLQHFKTYFQRKWLEANTTLGIGLLRSEQIAAARPYFWQVLNQQKFDVRTIAALTLSFTPRVVASKLMKIPK, via the coding sequence ATGTCATTGCAGCAAGAATGCGAACCACCTTTAGTTAGCGTGATTATTCCCACCTATAACCGTTCAGAGTATCTTAAGCTAGCGATCGCTAGTGCTGTAAAACAAACTTATCAAAATATCGAAATTATTATTTCTGATAATTGTAGCCCAGAAAATCCTCAAGCACTTGTCGAATCTTTTGGTGATTCACGTATCAGATTTTGGCGACATCAGCAAAATGTGGGTATGCTTGCTAATCAGCAGCATGGCTTTAAGATGGCACAGGGTAAATATGTTGCTAGTCTCCATGATGATGATATCTGGAATGAAGATTTTTTAACAAAGCTAGTACCACTACTTGAAGCAAATTCTGAGTTAGTTATCGCTTTTTGCGACCAATATATTATAAATGCATCTGGGAAAATTAATAAAATTGGAACTGAAGAAAATACACGTGCTTACAAACGGGACAAACTAGCAAAAGGAATTCATCAATCTTTTTATAAAATTGGATTGATAGATAAAAGCATACCCACTGCTGCATCTTGTGTAATTCGCAATAATTTTATTGATTGGCATACTATTCCCTCAGAAGTTGGCGGAATGTGGGATTTATATTTAACTTACCTCTGCTGTATATCTGGTGGTAGCGCTTATTACTATCCTGAAAGATTGACGCAATATCGCGCCCATGAGCAAACTGATACTATGCTCAGTGGCAGTCGAGATGTACAGGCAAAAATTCGCAAAGCTAAAAGCGAAATGTTTTGTTATCAAGTCTTTATGGAAGACCCTCGCTTACAGCACTTTAAAACTTACTTTCAACGGAAATGGTTAGAAGCTAATACTACTTTAGGAATTGGTTTGCTGCGAAGTGAACAAATAGCCGCAGCACGCCCTTATTTTTGGCAAGTGCTGAATCAACAAAAATTTGATGTGCGAACTATAGCGGCACTTACTCTTAGTTTCACGCCGCGAGTTGTGGCAAGTAAGTTAATGAAAATACCGAAATAA
- a CDS encoding glycosyltransferase family 4 protein, translating to MKLCIVTHKIKKGDGQGRVNYEVANEAIRRGHHLTLLASEVAPELEDNSQVNWIKIPVKGYPTEFVRNFVFAQKSADWLRQHRSEIDLVKVNGAINLAAADVNAVHFVHSSWLRSPVHISRNRRDLYGFYQWLFTAFNAHWEKQAFQKAQVVVAVSEKIGHELVNIGVPRSRIRVIVNGVDLEEFAPGQSDRQKLGLPENVTLALFAGDIRTPRKNLDTILHALVKVPDLHLAVVGHIEGSPFPQLAASLGLSDRVHFLGYRRDIPEIMRSVDLFIFPSRYEACSLVLLEALSSGLPVITATATGGAELVTPECGIVLPDSDDIDALAVALMSLVNDVPLMQQMSKAARSVAEQHSWITMAQTYVDLFEELSKNAEHCSDTDLSPSTRPITLPFGATGAN from the coding sequence ATGAAACTTTGTATTGTTACTCATAAAATCAAAAAAGGTGATGGTCAGGGGCGGGTAAACTATGAAGTTGCTAATGAAGCAATTCGTCGTGGTCATCACCTGACATTATTAGCTAGTGAAGTTGCTCCAGAACTAGAAGACAATAGCCAAGTTAATTGGATTAAAATTCCAGTCAAAGGCTATCCCACAGAATTTGTGCGTAATTTTGTATTTGCTCAAAAAAGTGCAGATTGGTTACGTCAACATCGCTCTGAAATTGATTTAGTTAAAGTCAATGGAGCGATTAATCTGGCTGCGGCTGATGTGAATGCTGTACATTTTGTCCACAGTTCATGGTTGCGATCGCCTGTTCATATTTCCCGCAACCGCCGAGACTTATATGGTTTCTATCAATGGCTGTTTACGGCTTTTAATGCCCATTGGGAAAAACAGGCTTTCCAAAAAGCGCAGGTTGTCGTAGCTGTATCGGAAAAAATTGGTCACGAATTAGTCAATATTGGTGTACCTCGTTCTCGGATTCGCGTAATTGTCAATGGCGTAGACTTAGAAGAGTTTGCCCCTGGCCAAAGCGACCGCCAAAAATTAGGTTTACCGGAAAATGTCACCCTAGCATTGTTCGCTGGAGACATCCGCACACCGAGAAAGAACTTAGATACCATACTGCACGCCTTGGTGAAAGTTCCCGATTTACATCTGGCGGTGGTGGGCCATATCGAAGGTAGTCCCTTCCCTCAACTGGCAGCTTCCTTGGGGTTAAGCGATCGCGTGCATTTTCTCGGATATCGTCGTGATATCCCCGAAATTATGCGGTCAGTAGATTTATTTATTTTTCCTTCCCGATATGAAGCTTGTAGCCTCGTATTGTTAGAAGCACTTTCTTCAGGACTACCAGTAATTACTGCCACAGCTACCGGAGGTGCAGAGTTGGTGACACCAGAATGTGGCATCGTCTTACCCGACTCAGATGATATTGATGCTTTAGCTGTGGCGTTGATGTCCTTGGTGAACGATGTCCCATTGATGCAGCAAATGAGCAAAGCAGCTCGTTCTGTGGCAGAACAACATAGCTGGATTACTATGGCACAAACTTATGTGGATCTATTCGAGGAGTTAAGCAAGAATGCGGAACACTGTTCTGATACCGACTTATCGCCGTCCACAAGACCTATCACGCTGCCTTTTGGCGCTACAGGAGCAAATTAA
- a CDS encoding glycosyltransferase family 2 protein: MRNTVLIPTYRRPQDLSRCLLALQEQIKPVDQVIVVVRDTDAETWQFLAQLNAPNLPLHTVKVTQPGVVAALNAGLAAVEGDIVSITDDDAAPHPDWLERIAAYFTSDSRLGGLGGRDWIHHGSKLEDASRPVVGQLQWFGRVIGNHHLGVGEPREVDILKGVNMSFRKEAIGQLRFDERMRGTGAQVHFEMAFTLTLKRAGWKIIYDPNVAVDHYPAQRFDEDQRNNFNEVAFINLVHNETLVLLEHLPFIRRIVFLFWAIFVGTCDSLGFVQWLRFLPSQGQLAGKKLLASWRGRWQGYKEFVIRNS, encoded by the coding sequence ATGCGGAACACTGTTCTGATACCGACTTATCGCCGTCCACAAGACCTATCACGCTGCCTTTTGGCGCTACAGGAGCAAATTAAACCCGTTGATCAGGTGATAGTGGTTGTCCGCGATACGGATGCAGAAACTTGGCAATTCCTGGCGCAATTAAACGCGCCCAACTTGCCACTGCATACTGTGAAAGTTACACAACCGGGGGTAGTAGCAGCCCTCAACGCCGGATTGGCAGCAGTGGAAGGCGATATTGTTTCCATTACTGATGATGATGCCGCACCTCACCCAGATTGGTTAGAGCGCATCGCCGCTTACTTTACCTCAGATAGTCGCCTCGGCGGTCTGGGAGGGCGTGATTGGATACACCACGGCAGCAAATTAGAAGACGCATCCCGCCCAGTAGTAGGACAATTGCAGTGGTTTGGGCGAGTAATTGGCAACCATCACCTGGGAGTGGGAGAACCCCGCGAAGTCGATATTCTCAAGGGCGTAAACATGAGTTTTCGTAAAGAGGCAATCGGACAATTACGCTTTGATGAACGGATGCGTGGTACTGGAGCGCAAGTACACTTTGAAATGGCATTCACTCTGACATTAAAACGGGCTGGTTGGAAAATAATTTATGATCCTAATGTTGCTGTAGATCACTATCCAGCACAACGTTTTGATGAAGATCAGCGAAATAACTTTAATGAAGTTGCCTTTATTAATTTAGTTCATAACGAAACCTTAGTCTTATTAGAGCATCTGCCATTTATCCGCCGAATTGTATTTTTATTCTGGGCAATATTCGTGGGTACATGCGATAGCTTGGGCTTCGTACAATGGCTAAGATTTTTACCTAGTCAAGGGCAGTTGGCGGGGAAAAAATTGCTAGCATCTTGGCGTGGGCGTTGGCAAGGATATAAAGAATTCGTAATTCGTAATTCGTAA